A genome region from Danio aesculapii chromosome 2, fDanAes4.1, whole genome shotgun sequence includes the following:
- the si:dkey-94e7.2 gene encoding retinol dehydrogenase 12: protein MANIYALRDFFGGQWSSNARLDGKTVIITGANTGIGKETTKDLAKRGARIIMACRDVEKAERAQREIMEDSGNQNIVIRKLDLSDTRSIREFAEVINSEERSLHLLINNAGVMMCPYSKTADGFEMQFGVNHLGHFLLTFLLIDLLKRSAPSRIINLSSMAHSWGTITLDDINSERNYHSRRAYGQSKLANILFTRSLAKKLKDTGVTSYAVHPGIVRTELKRHMNLGLLIMWKVVRPFTKTPVQGAQTTIYCAVQPELVAESGGYYSNCGPSRCTRAARDDEMAEKLWELSCNMLGILWD from the exons ATGGCCAACATATACGCTCTGAG AGACTTTTTTGGCGGCCAGTGGTCATCTAATGCACGACTCGATGGCAAAACAGTCATTATCACTGGAGCAAATACTGGCATTGGAAAAGAAACAACAAAAGACCTGGCAAAACGCG GGGCTAGGATAATAATGGCTTGCAGAGATGTCGAAAAAGCAGAAAGAGCACAAAGAGAAATCATGGAAGATTCAGGCAACCAAAACATTGTGATCAGGAAACTAGACTTATCTGACACCAGGTCAATCAGAGAATTTGCTGAGGTTATCAACAGCG AGGAAAGAAGTCTTCACTTACTCATAAATAATGCTGGGGTCATGATGTGTCCCTACTCCAAGACAGCAGATGGTTTTGAGATGCAGTTTGGTGTCAACCACTTAG GTCACTTCCTGTTAACCTTCCTGCTGATCGACCTGCTGAAGAGATCAGCCCCCTCCAGAATCATCAACCTTTCATCCATGGCTCACAGTTGGGGTACAATAACACTTGATGATATCAACAGTGAGAGGAATTACCACAGTAGGAGGGCGTATGGTCAAAGTAAACTGGCCAACATTCTTTTCACTCGCTCCTTGGCCAAAAAACTCAAGG ACACAGGTGTCACATCATATGCAGTCCATCCAGGAATTGTGCGAACTGAACTTAAAAGACATATGAATCTCGGACTTCTGATCATGTGGAAAGTTGTCAGGCCTTTCACAAAGACCCCAGTGCAGGGCGCACAAACTACCATCTATTGCGCAGTGCAGCCAGAGTTAGTTGCAGAGAGCGGTGGATACTACAG TAACTGCGGACCTTCAAGATGCACCAGAGCTGCTAGAGATGATGAAATGGCTGAGAAACTTTGGGAGCTCAGTTGCAATATGCTGGGAATACTCTGGGACTGA
- the LOC130236275 gene encoding oxygen-regulated protein 1 has product MSTTPLNDGPHPDLSPGSMQTLVSRPLLPQSDPITTKRVCFYKSGDPQFTGHRMVINSRTFKTFDALLDALSKKVPLPFGVRTITTPRGTHAVCSLDDVQDGGSYLCSDQKKVKPFNLDEVHKRQVPWNTTRPVSAGRQARRELVRQLAKRNQVSTRTIKMSENTVVVRTPKRLTVYKNRDPSMKRVIVLHRRIAPTFEALLDYLSQTLQFPVVKLYTEDGRRVEGLSALILYTGIVVAAGNEPFRIGIYNLQAPTKIQSKIPSESESLHQTETLLQEKKIPSGTNSRSRNFSLSSERFLVEQINKSLNGNLTEHNGTKDESMETEGSQPVGSDEMEACDFTEDVKERNCPIMPNEDDIEKSFRVNEDGSMTVEMKVHLTIKQEEMIHWTTTLSRTSVNSQQRAVCNSKPESGANSVDITNDSGKESNGPHSLDSKEINTAPNKSVGFIKEERENYGSDTSSEKPMPVYRRLPTPAPRQRRNEVSVENIKTVSEAEVQESTVGAYSYMERTAQGELMEGYCVVSRSSSSSTRTVSKPGKSESGEIKQKKSHSSFRSSGVAEVLQLQNNGTMGITETVVHIYESQGTCDNYYANTQMDTDNKPGYCTKALPQSKPGSTDSGPCSSSNDCDVDLTRQSTSSNSLDGGKSKMLSLSSDRSTPPKKINSNLSILTDDEKQSLVECTSETIQKKIMHPAAETNSTYKSTAVNKNNLPKSKKSKQSTSSGSSRLGKNIKGSAPGSSKDLQVTSDTMSHTGSEKKTSSAESDKHEHKAVRDKNKKTKIFESSSKSKNLNLENGNQRPSDKDVKLKDKTIKDSSHKINTNSQDSQGSKLKKSSLDIESPAHAAKLIKRLPKQRSMNGVRSKSSKPRQELSESVSLPVLQSSSTSVNQYVENWLKRIEPESLPYEDETDPPEIVPRAVFQIGADSTEDSEIKSIPDRDSTDEKEQLLEDYVDESPMSHPPVQIRCEGEPIEPQKTMGFCKSMPILRVPSEQEGIVRMHKSSEHLFPPEPSGTSQSTEVSIRSGMKPVLQQLCLSVQSIKRALSQTCLTSGEREKSSSLPDFSSQVASAFGSPSRALLSFLSVMTLRDGLSVLYKNESETGSSNDCPEALQVMQSLEKLSNIKDEDELRASLTSLRSSTSSKLNQSWKDFQEQNIYNDSPPLSPRLSEQEFALEVDLEGDMGDQDKQHSIAQLLDELNMPEDVQREISSLVEGELKYFTQSESIKDAENITEMSGKEEENDDGSLGGSLEKAAEMEEERDNIGQDNDAANEDITNDPKDPEPSEIHLNQSHSPDSETVENDFLNEDSGIAVPNQSPEGNGSDSSKAEALKMSNNNQVNAESLQEKVMYEDLESENKDAEGNHSSIAEDDFQDQKMTAEDVAEGEDVSELSDDQGNMSEREENIIAEDTETDEKENDTIQDMRQTSEQSDDSEPDAFGAKHSCSASESECMSFSDREAAEVNEDNHYNTAEDCVKEEEEEEEEEETINDRGQEQENKSILSEGESLPLEPSETSSPHHDTEGEFKEQTIQSSSQEDDQVMSPDIKDADEQVCTTSEVSEDEDSEPHFNNSSPHHGSNVENSMTPETDYEKSQHIEDDLVEEHDINKVDHDGSEVCKQLDPDAEPDSSTISDPEVGDEDVAEKKSNTSDSKLQTLEEDSLIDKKGSSAEECDEEEVDHSSLLDSHNNIDGVQNSIVCTNTTDSAERESCSSTITSGHHFENTESLGMEHGYHYLLQPTEISQELLDLINSALLSSTLTVTSDSNGNLRIEPDKCKMKEMFMAGQRTDDQYGQKRLPSPNTSDLSDYRPETSDIGGYQSQEFFTESGDEETERLHIFREILKQSSEKPRLRNHVKENSSMKSPTWMATKHTGSPSLKSSGLNSFRDTNSAINEPLSHSVSPSNKSSLDGDAESVQGMTLKDKINSEEGVLIDKGRWLLKENHLIRNSPPASMGMYGNEDTTSADTAQDNRSEDSSHPYCENQASPLAAISSSELEDMVKPPTPKCTYFNMAHSSDSDPLIDAQSVRSGSGGGDTRRKRELKVCPMGESSNMWAKKNGSMSSFASVEFKLPDGKVHPQKGSSSGVHRSQSQDSQIVQEEESRVGLNLRCGQHCPIL; this is encoded by the exons GACCTGTCCCCAGGGAGCATGCAAACATTGGTCTCCAGGCCACTGCTCCCTCAGTCAGACCCCATTACCACTAAAAGGGTATGTTTCTACAAGAGCGGTGACCCTCAGTTCACTGGGCACCGGATGGTCATCAACAGTCGCACTTTTAAAACCTTTGATGCCCTACTAGATGCCCTCTCAAAGAAAGTGCCTCTGCCATTTGGAGTAAGGACCATCACAACACCCAGGGGAACACATGCTGTCTGTTCCCTTGATGATGTGCAGGATGGGGGCTCTTATCTGTGCTCGGATCAGAAGAAAGTCAAGCCTTTTAACTTGGATGAGGTCCACAAGAGACAGGTGCCTTGGAACACTACCAGACCTGTCAGTGCGGGACGTCAAGCACGCAGAGAACTGGTCCGGCAACTAGCAAAGAGAAATCAAGTGTCCACAAGAACAATAAAAATGTCAGAAAACACTGTGGTGGTGCGGACACCAAAAAGGCTGACGGTTTATAAAAACAGAGATCCGAGCATGAAGCGAGTAATTGTTCTTCATAGGAGAATAGCCCCTACTTTTGAAGCTCTTTTGGATTATCTTTCTCAAACGTTGCAGTTTCCTGTTGTGAAGCTTTACACAGAAGATGGCAGAAGA GTTGAAGGACTTTCTGCTCTTATTTTGTACACTGGGATTGTTGTGGCAGCTGGTAATGAACCCTTCAGAATAGGAATATACAATCTTCAGGCTCCCACAAAAATTCAGTCAAAGATACCATCTGAATCTGAATCCCTGCATCAAACGGAGACACTACTAC aagaaaaaaagattccATCTGGGACCAATTCAAGATCAAGGAATTTCTCTTTATCTTCTGAGAGATTCCTTGTAGAGCAGATCAATAAGTCACTAAATGGAAATCTGACAGAGCACAATGGGACAAAGGATGAATCAATGGAGACTGAAGGCAGTCAGCCAGTGGGATCAGATGAGATGGAGGCCTGTGACTTTACAGAGGATGTGAAGGAGAGGAATTGCCCCATAATGCCTAACGAAGACGACATTGAAAAATCATTTCGGGTCAATGAGGATGGAAGCATGACAGTAGAGATGAAGGTGCATCTTACTATAAAACAAGAGGAAATGATCCACTGGACGACTACATTGAGCCGCACCTCAGTTAATAGCCAGCAGAGGGCAGTGTGCAATTCCAAACCAGAATCTGGGGCAAATTCAGTAGATATAACCAATGACTCAGGCAAAGAGTCGAATGGACCTCATAGCCTAGATTCAAAAGAAATCAATACTGCACCTAATAAATCTGTAGGATTCATCAAGGAAGAAAGAGAAAATTATGGCAGTGATACATCTTCTGAAAAGCCTATGCCCGTCTATAGAAGGCTGCCCACTCCAGCCCCTAGACAACGTCGAAATGAGGTCTCAGttgaaaacattaaaactgtTTCAGAGGCTGAAGTTCAGGAGAGTACAGTGGGTGCATACTCATACATGGAGCGAACTGCACAGGGAGAGTTGATGGAGGGTTACTGTGTGGTCAGTCGCAGCAGTAGCAGCAGCACAAGAACTGTGTCAAAACCCGGGAAGAGTGAATCAGGGGAGATTAAGCAGAAGAAGTCTCATTCTTCCTTTAGATCCTCAGGTGTGGCAGAGGTACTTCAGCTACAAAACAATGGGACGATGGGGATAACAGAGACTGTGGTACATATATATGAATCACAGGGTACATGTGACAATTACTATGCAAATACACAGATGGATACGGACAACAAGCCTGGATACTGCACAAAAGCTTTGCCTCAAAGTAAGCCAGGCTCAACAGACTCAGGACCCTGTTCATCAAGTAATGATTGTGATGTTGATCTCACAAGGCAGTCCACAAGCTCCAACTCCCTGGATGGTGGAAAAAGTAAAATGCTGTCGTTATCTTCTGACCGTTCAACACCTCCAAAAAAGATAAATAGCAATCTATCCATCCTTACCGATGATGAAAAACAATCCTTGGTTGAGTGCACATctgaaacaatacaaaaaaagattATGCATCCAGCAGCAGAAACGAATTCCACCTATAAAAGCACTGCtgttaacaaaaataatttaccTAAGTCCAAAAAATCAAAGCAAAGCACTTCTTCTGGATCATCTAGGCTTGGGAAAAACATAAAAGGCAGTGCTCCAGGCTCTTCAAAAGACCTCCAAGTGACTTCAGACACAATGAGCCACACAGGATCAGAGAAAAAGACAAGCTCAGCAGAAAGTGATAAACATGAGCACAAAGCAGTGAGAGACAAAAATAAGAAGACAAAGATATTTGAAAGTTCTTCAAAAAGTAAAAACTTGAATCTTGAAAATGGGAATCAAAGACCATCAGATAAAGATGTCAAGCTAAAAGATAAAACCATAAAAGACAGTTCCCACAAGATAAACACAAATAGCCAAGACTCTCAAGGgtcaaaattgaaaaaaagtagTTTAGACATTGAATCACCAGCCCATGCAGCAAAACTAATAAAGAGACTTCCGAAACAAAGATCCATGAATGGTGTCAGATCAAAATCCTCTAAACCAAGACAGGAACTGAGTGAAAGTGTGTCATTGCCTGTGTTACAGTCTTCTTCCACCAGTGTAAATCAGTATGTTGAAAACTGGCTGAAACGAATTGAACCAGAATCTCTGCCCTATGAAGATGAGACAGACCCTCCAGAGATTGTGCCAAGAGCTGTATTCCAGATTGGGGCTGACTCCACTGAGGACTCTGAGATTAAAAGCATCCCTGATAGAGATAGCACAGATGAAAAAGAACAATTATTAGAAGATTATGTTGACGAGAGCCCAATGTCTCACCCACCAGTGCAAATAAGGTGTGAGGGAGAGCCAATTGAGCCACAGAAGACAATGGGCTTTTGTAAATCAATGCCAATTTTGAGGGTGCCTTCTGAACAAGAAGGTATTGTAAGAATGCACAAGTCATCCGAGCACTTGTTTCCCCCAGAACCCTCGGGGACATCTCAAAGTACAGAGGTCAGTATTAGATCAGGCATGAAACCAGTTTTGCAACAGTTGTGTTTGTCTGTACAGTCCATCAAGCGTGCTTTGAGTCAGACCTGCTTAACATCTGGGGAAAGGGAAAAGTCCAGTAGCCTCCCAGACTTTTCATCTCAGGTGGCCTCTGCCTTTGGTTCTCCATCCAGAGCTCTTCTGTCTTTCTTGTCAGTCATGACTCTGAGAGATGGGCTTTCAGTCCTTTATAAAAATGAATCTGAAACTGGCAGCTCAAATGACTGCCCAGAGGCCCTGCAGGTAATGCAGTCATTGGAAAAATTATCTAACATTAAAGATGAAGATGAGCTAAGGGCCAGCTTGACCAGTCTTCGTAGTTCAACTTCGTCCAAATTAAATCAAAGCTGGAAAGATTTCCAAGAGCAAAATATCTATAACGATAGTCCCCCACTGTCACCAAGACTATCGGAACAGGAGTTTGCTCTAGAAGTGGACTTGGAAGGAGACATGGGGGATCAGGACAAACAGCACAGTATTGCACAGTTACTGGATGAACTGAACATGCCTGAAGATGTTCAAAGAGAAATATCCTCTCTTGTTGAAGGAGAACTGAAGTATTTTACTCAATCAGAATCAATCAAAGATGCTGAGAACATCACTGAAATGTCAGGTAAAGAAGAGGAAAATGATGATGGCTCCTTAGGTGGGAGTTTAGAGAAAGCTGCAGAAATGGAAGAAGAAAGGGATAATATTGGCCAAGACAATGATGCAGCCAATGAGGACATAACCAATGATCCAAAAGATCCAGAACCTTCAGAGATTCATTTAAATCAGTCTCATTCCCCTGACTCAGAAACGGTAGAAAATGACTTTTTGAATGAAGATTCTGGTATAGCAGTGCCTAATCAGTCACCTGAAGGTAATGGTAGTGATTCAAGTAAAGCAGAGGctttaaaaatgtctaataaCAACCAAGTGAATGCAGAAAGCTTGCAAGAAAAGGTGATGTATGAAGACTTAGAATCTGAAAACAAAGATGCTGAAGGAAATCATTCTTCAATAGCAGAAGATGATTTTCAGGATCAGAAGATGACTGCAGAAGATGTAGCTGAAGGTGAAGATGTTTCTGAGCTCTCGGATGACCAGGGCAATATGTCTGAAAGAGAGGAAAACATAATAGCAGAGGATACAGAAACTGATGAAAAGGAAAATGACACAATTCAAGACATGAGGCAAACTAGTGAACAATCAGATGATTCAGAACCAGACGCCTTTGGGGCCAAACACTCATGTTCGGCATCGGAAAGTGAGTGTATGTCATTTTCAGACAGAGAGGCAGCTGAGGTAAATGAGGACAATCATTACAATACAGCTGAGGATTGTgtcaaagaagaagaagaagaagaagaagaagaagagacaATTAATGATAGAGGGCAAGAGCAAGAAAACAAGTCCATATTATCAGAAGGTGAGTCCCTGCCTTTAGAGCCTTCAGAGACATCATCACCTCATCATGATACAGAGGGCGAATTCAAAGAGCAAACAATACAATCATCCAGCCAAGAAGATGATCAAGTGATGTCTCCAGatattaaagatgcagatgaacAAGTATGTACTACATCAGAGGTCTCAGAAGATGAGGATTCAGAACCACACTTCAATAACAGTAGCCCTCATCATGGTAGTAATGTTGAGAATAGTATGACCCCTGAAACGGATTATGAGAAATCACAACATATTGAAGATGACCTTGTTGAAGAACATGACATTAACAAAGTAGACCATGATGGCTCAGAGGTTTGTAAACAATTAGATCCAGATGCTGAACCGGACTCTTCTACAATCTCAGATCCTGAGGTTGGGGATGAAGATGTGgcagaaaaaaagtcaaacacaAGTGATTCAAAACTCCAGACATTAGAGGAAGATAGTCTCATTGATAAAAAGGGCAGTTCTGCTGAAGAGTGTGATGAAGAAGAGGTTGATCATAGCAGTTTACTTGATTCTCACAATAATATCGATGGCGTTCAAAACTCGATTGTGTGTACTAATACTACAGATTCTGCGGAAAGGGAATCATGCAGCAGTACAATTACGAGTGGGCATCATTTTGAGAATACAGAGAGTTTGGGGATGGAACATGGCTATCATTATCTACTGCAACCAACTGAGATCTCACAAGAGCTGTTAGACCTTATCAATTCAGCTTTGTTGTCCTCTACCCTGACTGTCACATCTGATTCAAATGGCAACCTCAGAATAGAGCCAGATAAATGCAAAATGAAGGAGATGTTTATGGCTGGCCAAAGAACAGATGATCAATATGGTCAAAAACGTCTCCCGAGTCCTAACACATCTGATCTGTCTGATTATAGACCTGAGACGTCTGACATTGGTGGATACCAGTCTCAGGAGTTTTTTACCGAGAGTGGAGATGAGGAGACGGAGAGATTGCATATCTTTCGGgaaattttaaaacaaagttcAGAGAAGCCAAGATTAAGAAACCATGTGAAAGAGAACAGCTCAATGAAATCACCCACATGGATGGCAACGAAACATACTGGCAGTCCAAGTTTAAAAAGCAGTGGTCTTAATTCTTTTCGAGATACTAATAGTGCAATAAATGAGCCACTATCCCACAGTGTATCACCTAGCAATAAAAGTTCACTTGACGGAGATGCTGAATCGGTACAGGGCATGACTTTAAAAGATAAAATCAACTCTGAAGAGGGAGTTCTCATTGATAAAGGCAGGTGGCTTCTCAAAGAAAACCACCTAATTCGTAACTCTCCTCCTGCATCCATGGGAATGTACGGAAATGAAGACACCACATCAGCTGACACGGCTCAGGATAACAGGAGTGAAGATTCATCTCATCCATATTGTGAGAACCAAGCCTCACCTCTGGCTGCAATATCTTCTTCTGAGTTGGAAGATATGGTTAAACCCCCTACACCAAAGTGTACGTACTTCAACATGGCACACAGCAGTGACTCTGATCCTCTTATAGATGCCCAAAGTGTCAGGAGTGGCAGTGGTGGAGGTGATACTAGGAGAAAAAGGGAGCTTAAGGTATGTCCGATGGGGGAGTCTTCAAACATGTGGGCAAAGAAAAATGGAAGTATGTCTTCATTTGCATCTGTTGAGTTCAAACTGCCCGATGGCAAAGTTCATCCTCAGAAGGGGTCAAGCTCTGGGGTTCACAGATCCCAGAGTCAAGACAGTCAGATAGTTCAAGAGGAGGAGTCCAGGGTTGGGCTAAATCTCAGGTGTGGGCAGCACTGCCCAATATTATAG